The proteins below are encoded in one region of Streptomyces roseirectus:
- a CDS encoding Fur family transcriptional regulator, protein MSVPTTQQRPTRQRLALLEALANCRDFVSAQDLHARMTADGIRIGLTTVYRGLRDLEAADAVDVAQPGAGERLYRWRPDSTHRHYLICRTCGLSRAVDSDVVEEWAGRIAADSGFAAVEHTVELTGVCTGCQPAVS, encoded by the coding sequence GTGAGCGTCCCAACCACCCAACAACGGCCCACCCGGCAGCGGTTGGCCCTCCTCGAAGCCCTGGCGAACTGCCGCGACTTCGTCTCCGCGCAGGACCTCCACGCCCGCATGACCGCCGACGGCATCCGCATCGGGCTGACCACCGTCTACCGGGGGCTGCGCGACCTGGAGGCCGCGGACGCGGTCGACGTCGCCCAACCCGGCGCCGGTGAACGGCTCTACCGATGGCGGCCCGACAGCACCCACCGCCACTACCTCATCTGCCGCACCTGCGGCCTCAGCCGCGCCGTCGACTCCGACGTCGTCGAGGAATGGGCCGGACGGATCGCCGCCGACTCCGGGTTCGCGGCGGTCGAGCACACCGTGGAACTCACCGGCGTCTGCACCGGGTGCCAGCCCGCCGTGAGCTGA
- a CDS encoding DUF58 domain-containing protein: MTEPVPARRAAAAVRRALDGRNGVTGHEVAAQPPPPPPPGRRAGERALRWGTLAVVALVAALVTGRPWVLALAVTPLVLLALALPSGPRPTEVTAETEVEPRRCFEGEQVTVRITLAYDGAPARLDPGITLGHGIRLDHLAAGPHRVDLVLTARRWGRWTLGTVDVDVYDAGGLTRRTVRADLGEIAVFPLPEHAALTPIPVRLPQRLGEHTAAQRGEGVEVTGVHPYARGERQRRIHWPATTRRGTLQVHQFAAERTADTVVLLDVLTDLVDPAGGTSSLDETFRAAAGLVRAYLRTHDRVGVVSIGGATRWLRPGSGHGYFYRLVESVLEVRKDRAYRTEGLGPLPPPALPAGALVYVITPLTDQRIFDVLHQVRSRANPMVVVEIPAGEPVLEPGDTAGELALRLWRADREAMRFALTERGIAVVAHRPGDTLDLTLAPLLRTRVHGGTR, translated from the coding sequence ATGACAGAGCCTGTGCCGGCCCGCAGAGCGGCCGCCGCCGTTCGACGGGCTCTGGACGGCCGCAACGGCGTGACCGGCCATGAGGTGGCTGCCCAACCTCCTCCGCCGCCTCCGCCCGGCCGGCGCGCCGGTGAACGCGCCCTGCGGTGGGGCACGCTGGCCGTCGTCGCGCTGGTCGCCGCCCTGGTCACCGGGCGCCCCTGGGTGCTCGCTCTCGCCGTCACGCCCCTGGTGCTGCTCGCCCTCGCCCTGCCGAGCGGGCCGCGCCCGACGGAGGTGACGGCCGAGACCGAGGTGGAGCCGCGACGGTGCTTCGAGGGCGAACAGGTGACGGTGCGGATCACGCTGGCCTACGACGGCGCACCCGCCCGCCTGGACCCCGGCATCACCCTCGGCCACGGGATCCGCCTCGACCACCTCGCGGCCGGCCCGCACCGCGTCGACCTCGTCCTGACCGCGCGGCGCTGGGGCCGCTGGACGCTCGGCACGGTCGACGTCGACGTCTACGACGCCGGCGGGCTGACCCGGCGCACCGTGCGCGCCGACCTCGGTGAGATCGCCGTCTTCCCGCTGCCCGAACACGCCGCCCTGACGCCCATTCCGGTCCGGCTGCCGCAACGGCTCGGCGAGCACACCGCCGCGCAGCGCGGCGAGGGCGTCGAGGTCACCGGCGTGCACCCGTACGCGCGCGGCGAACGGCAGCGGCGGATCCACTGGCCGGCCACCACCCGCCGCGGCACCTTGCAGGTCCACCAGTTCGCGGCGGAGCGCACCGCCGACACCGTGGTGCTGCTGGACGTGCTCACCGACCTGGTCGACCCGGCCGGCGGCACGTCCTCGCTCGACGAGACCTTCCGGGCCGCCGCCGGACTGGTCCGCGCCTACCTGCGCACCCACGACCGGGTCGGCGTCGTGTCGATCGGCGGCGCGACCCGCTGGCTGCGACCCGGCAGCGGCCACGGGTACTTCTACCGCCTCGTCGAGAGCGTGCTGGAGGTCCGCAAGGACCGCGCCTACCGCACGGAAGGACTCGGCCCGCTCCCACCGCCCGCACTGCCCGCGGGGGCGCTGGTGTACGTCATCACGCCGCTGACCGACCAGCGGATCTTCGACGTCCTGCACCAGGTGCGCTCACGGGCCAACCCGATGGTCGTGGTCGAGATCCCCGCCGGCGAACCGGTCCTGGAACCCGGCGACACCGCAGGCGAACTCGCGCTGCGGCTGTGGCGGGCCGACCGCGAGGCCATGCGCTTCGCCCTGACGGAACGTGGCATCGCCGTCGTCGCCCACCGCCCCGGCGACACCCTCGACCTCACCCTCGCGCCGCTGCTGCGCACCCGCGTCCACGGGGGAACCCGATGA
- a CDS encoding ABC transporter permease, with protein sequence MSRMSRMSRVKSVRRMLPRPVRRIAGALLVLAAVSVLVFAATEAAPGDAATARLGPGADAAQVAGLRAELGLDRPAPVRYLDWLGHAVRGDFGVSYASGRPVADVVADRLGNSLVLGVAALAVLVPLAVGLGLWTGLRAGRRGDRLVSGTALGLAAVPEFVTGAVLMLVFAAGLGWLPAVSLLGAGQGPLDQPAVLVLPVLTLVSVCLAQNLRLVRAGVAEAARSEAVEAARLNGVPERRVALRLVLPAGLGPAVPMLARSATYLLGGALVAESLFGYPGLAALLVDATASRDVPVVQAVALLGAALAVTANLAADLAVPLLDPVQRHPR encoded by the coding sequence ATGAGCCGCATGAGCCGGATGAGCCGCGTGAAGAGCGTGCGGCGGATGCTGCCGAGGCCCGTACGCAGGATCGCCGGAGCCCTGCTGGTGCTGGCGGCGGTCTCGGTGCTGGTGTTCGCCGCCACCGAGGCCGCACCCGGCGACGCCGCCACCGCCCGGCTCGGCCCCGGCGCGGACGCCGCCCAGGTCGCGGGGCTACGGGCCGAACTCGGCCTGGACCGCCCCGCGCCCGTCCGGTACCTCGACTGGCTCGGGCACGCGGTGCGCGGCGACTTCGGCGTCAGCTACGCCAGCGGACGGCCGGTGGCCGACGTGGTGGCCGACCGGCTCGGCAACTCGCTCGTCCTGGGGGTGGCGGCACTGGCCGTGCTGGTGCCGCTCGCCGTCGGACTCGGCCTGTGGACCGGCCTGCGGGCCGGGCGGCGCGGTGACCGGCTGGTCTCCGGGACGGCACTGGGGCTGGCCGCCGTCCCGGAGTTCGTCACCGGGGCCGTGCTGATGCTGGTGTTCGCGGCCGGGCTGGGATGGCTGCCCGCCGTCTCACTGCTCGGCGCGGGGCAAGGGCCGCTGGACCAGCCGGCCGTGCTGGTGCTGCCCGTCCTCACCCTGGTGTCCGTGTGCCTCGCGCAGAACCTCCGGCTCGTCCGGGCCGGCGTCGCGGAGGCGGCCCGGTCCGAGGCGGTGGAGGCGGCGCGGCTCAACGGGGTGCCCGAGCGGAGGGTCGCCCTGCGGCTCGTGCTGCCCGCCGGACTCGGGCCCGCCGTGCCGATGCTGGCCCGCTCGGCGACCTACCTTCTGGGCGGAGCCCTCGTCGCCGAGTCCCTGTTCGGCTATCCGGGCCTCGCCGCGCTCCTGGTCGACGCCACCGCCTCCCGGGACGTCCCCGTCGTCCAGGCCGTCGCCCTGCTCGGCGCCGCGCTCGCCGTGACCGCCAACCTCGCCGCCGACCTCGCCGTCCCGCTCCTCGACCCTGTGCAGAGGCACCCGCGATGA
- a CDS encoding SAM-dependent methyltransferase, with product MPRREGHYAAAEKVMRLLPRAKKITRTNCEFMHRATRYLSARAIVLRHAQALLHGTPEGHLAYLHAGFRDPDRILAHAREHLDFTQPIALCLVAILHFVPDEQHPHQIIRELLEPLAPGSHLMLSQVIMENPEIAQRVDAIYRTGGTSIHWHPDDTMRIRDEPTVGVGVARKK from the coding sequence GTGCCTCGACGGGAAGGCCACTACGCCGCCGCCGAGAAAGTCATGCGACTCCTCCCCCGCGCCAAGAAGATCACGCGGACCAACTGCGAGTTCATGCACCGGGCGACCCGCTACCTGAGTGCGAGGGCCATCGTCCTGCGCCACGCCCAAGCCCTCCTGCACGGCACCCCCGAAGGCCATCTCGCCTACCTGCACGCCGGCTTCCGCGACCCCGACCGGATCCTCGCCCACGCCCGCGAACACCTGGACTTCACCCAGCCCATCGCGCTCTGCCTCGTCGCGATCCTCCACTTCGTCCCCGACGAACAACACCCCCACCAGATCATCCGCGAACTCCTCGAACCCCTCGCACCGGGAAGCCACCTGATGCTCTCCCAGGTCATCATGGAAAACCCCGAGATCGCCCAGCGCGTCGACGCCATCTACCGCACCGGCGGCACCTCCATCCACTGGCACCCCGACGACACGATGCGCATCCGGGACGAGCCCACCGTCGGCGTGGGCGTCGCCCGCAAGAAGTGA
- a CDS encoding ABC transporter substrate-binding protein gives MGIAAGGALAACGGGDEAPAAAGASATPRKGGRLKAAFIGGSAESTDPTLAANVGIDYVRARLVWDTLGELDGGKAVWRLAESVEPNADATRWTVRVRKGVTFSDGRRLTAKDVLFSLRTLVEKRSPQGGFMTHLDLKNARVKDERTVELPLTMPDGFFDLALAHSMFVFPDGTKDLAKAVGSGPYTLKKWQAGRSGVLVPRADYWDGDQGGPYLDELELVSVTDAAARLSGLKSGQFGYAGGLGLTAVRTERDNGALRIELPPKDLWVDLTLTMNRALKPFTDERVVRAVKLALDRESLVRTVTLGQGEVGNDLVGAHQPYFDTGIAQTPHDPEQAKRLLAEAGADGLAVTIRTSDYDYGTEESAAAVVPMLAKAGIKAGLDKVPAADYYSDFRTILATPLQTAAYHPNPLPLMIRTYYGSTAPFPLTGTKDAAQADPLIAAMNRATDEKERAARVADVQEYLHEHGGDALFARVPTVSGAAKATHGVKPRGYADYPSLRDAFVE, from the coding sequence ATGGGGATCGCCGCGGGTGGGGCGTTGGCCGCCTGCGGAGGCGGGGACGAGGCACCCGCCGCCGCGGGGGCGTCGGCCACCCCACGCAAGGGCGGAAGACTGAAGGCCGCGTTCATCGGGGGGAGCGCGGAGTCCACGGACCCCACGCTCGCCGCGAACGTCGGCATCGACTACGTGCGGGCCCGCCTCGTGTGGGACACGCTCGGCGAACTGGACGGCGGCAAGGCGGTGTGGCGGCTCGCGGAGTCCGTCGAGCCCAACGCCGACGCGACCAGGTGGACCGTCCGCGTCAGGAAGGGCGTGACCTTCAGCGACGGCCGCCGACTCACCGCGAAGGACGTGCTGTTCAGCCTCCGCACCCTGGTGGAGAAGCGCAGTCCGCAGGGCGGGTTCATGACCCACCTCGACCTGAAGAACGCCCGGGTGAAGGACGAGCGGACCGTCGAACTGCCCCTCACCATGCCCGACGGCTTCTTCGACCTCGCCCTCGCGCACTCGATGTTCGTCTTCCCCGACGGCACCAAGGACCTGGCCAAGGCCGTGGGCAGCGGCCCGTACACGCTGAAGAAGTGGCAGGCGGGCCGCAGCGGCGTCCTCGTCCCGCGCGCGGACTACTGGGACGGCGACCAGGGCGGCCCGTACCTGGACGAGCTGGAGCTGGTGTCCGTCACGGACGCCGCCGCCCGCCTCAGCGGCCTCAAGTCCGGCCAGTTCGGCTACGCGGGCGGCCTCGGCCTCACCGCCGTCCGCACCGAGCGCGACAACGGCGCGCTGCGCATCGAACTGCCGCCGAAGGACCTCTGGGTCGACCTCACCCTCACCATGAACCGCGCCCTGAAGCCGTTCACCGACGAACGCGTCGTACGGGCCGTGAAGCTGGCGCTCGACCGCGAGTCGCTGGTGCGGACGGTGACCCTCGGTCAGGGCGAGGTCGGCAACGACCTGGTGGGCGCGCACCAGCCGTACTTCGACACCGGCATCGCGCAGACCCCGCACGACCCCGAGCAGGCCAAGAGGCTGCTCGCCGAGGCCGGGGCGGACGGGCTGGCGGTCACCATCCGCACCAGCGACTACGACTACGGCACCGAGGAGAGCGCCGCCGCCGTCGTGCCGATGCTCGCCAAGGCCGGCATCAAGGCCGGCCTCGACAAGGTGCCCGCCGCCGACTACTACAGCGACTTCAGGACCATCCTCGCCACCCCGCTCCAGACCGCCGCCTACCACCCCAACCCGCTGCCCCTGATGATCCGCACGTACTACGGATCCACGGCACCCTTCCCGCTCACCGGGACCAAGGACGCGGCACAGGCGGACCCGCTCATCGCGGCCATGAACCGCGCGACGGACGAGAAGGAACGCGCGGCACGGGTGGCGGACGTCCAGGAGTACCTGCACGAGCACGGCGGCGACGCCCTGTTCGCACGGGTGCCGACGGTGTCCGGGGCGGCCAAGGCCACGCACGGCGTCAAGCCGCGCGGATACGCCGACTACCCCAGCCTGCGGGACGCGTTCGTCGAATGA
- a CDS encoding AAA family ATPase, with product MTSPHPAPDHATLTPRQAGERAAAVLDEIRTAVIGDPQPPTLVMLGILAGGHVLIEDLPGLGKTLLARSFATTLGLDFRRIQFTPDLLPSDVTGAPFYDQRTADMVFRPGPVFTHLLLADEINRTPPKTQAALLEAMAESQVTIDGSTRPLPEPFVVVATANPIEYEGTYSLPEAQLDRFLLRVRMGYLAASEEAGMLRARVDRATPEPVLRTLSGPDEVLAMRAAVERVEVDDDLLDYVVALVRATRDHPHIQVGASPRGGLALVQLARARAVLDLRDYATPEDVKSVAVPALAHRVTLKPELWVRQIDGDDVIREIAQSVPAPQTLPRTPVAS from the coding sequence GTGACCAGCCCGCACCCCGCTCCGGACCACGCCACCCTGACGCCCCGGCAAGCGGGCGAACGGGCCGCGGCCGTGCTCGACGAGATCCGCACCGCCGTGATCGGCGACCCGCAGCCGCCGACCCTGGTGATGCTCGGCATCCTCGCCGGCGGCCACGTCCTCATCGAGGACCTGCCAGGACTCGGCAAGACGCTGCTGGCACGCTCCTTCGCCACCACCCTCGGCCTTGACTTCCGCCGCATCCAGTTCACCCCCGACCTGCTGCCCTCCGACGTCACCGGAGCCCCGTTCTACGACCAGCGCACCGCCGACATGGTCTTCAGGCCCGGACCGGTCTTCACCCACCTGCTGCTCGCCGACGAGATCAACCGCACCCCGCCCAAGACCCAGGCCGCGCTGCTGGAGGCGATGGCCGAGTCCCAGGTGACCATCGACGGAAGCACCCGGCCGCTGCCGGAGCCCTTCGTGGTCGTCGCCACCGCCAACCCCATCGAGTACGAGGGCACGTACAGCCTGCCCGAGGCCCAGCTCGACCGGTTCCTGCTGCGGGTCCGCATGGGCTACCTGGCGGCGTCCGAGGAGGCCGGCATGCTGCGCGCCCGGGTCGACCGGGCGACGCCCGAGCCGGTGCTGCGCACGCTCAGCGGACCGGACGAGGTGCTGGCCATGCGGGCCGCCGTCGAACGCGTCGAGGTGGACGACGACCTGCTGGACTACGTCGTCGCGCTGGTCCGTGCCACCCGCGATCATCCGCACATCCAGGTCGGCGCCTCCCCGCGCGGGGGCCTGGCCCTGGTGCAGCTCGCCCGCGCCCGCGCCGTCCTGGACCTGCGGGACTACGCGACCCCGGAGGACGTCAAGTCCGTGGCGGTGCCGGCCCTCGCGCACCGCGTCACCCTCAAACCGGAGCTGTGGGTCCGGCAGATCGACGGCGACGACGTGATCCGCGAGATCGCGCAGTCCGTGCCCGCCCCGCAGACGCTGCCGCGCACGCCGGTCGCGTCATGA